In Prunus dulcis chromosome 2, ALMONDv2, whole genome shotgun sequence, a single genomic region encodes these proteins:
- the LOC117617967 gene encoding putative nuclease HARBI1, with amino-acid sequence MSIPEEEKEINQIICVTARLIELYYVKYIHKTPCMNDHQTGNIWLMGVLQGNESRCHNMFRMDKDVFTRLCDELQNNYGLKGSRRMSAAEMLGMFLNILGHGSANRQAQDRFQHSGETVSRYFSILLDVVCRLAVDVIKPLENAFTNTPKEILQDSRYMPHFKDCIGAIDGVHVQAVVSPSNQIPFIGRKGIPTQNVMAACNFDMQFIFACAGWEGTAHDTRIFLSALRDQSLHFPKPPNGKFYLVDAGYPQMRGYLGPYKGERYHLPDFRRGVQPMGHKEVFNHAHSSLRSVIERTFGVWKKRWSILRDMPSYPFAKQVKIVIATMTLHNYIRRHAKRDCHFDESEDDLNGTQDEEIERGVDAQQEDGPVTQEMEALRNHIAASLMSSSG; translated from the exons ATGTCCATTCCAGAAGAGGAGAAGGAGATCAACCAAATTATATGTGTCACTGCTCGTCTTATTGAACTTTATTACGTGAAATATATTCATAAGACCCCTTGTATGAATGACCATCAAACAGGGAATATTTGGTTGATGGGAGTGTTACAAGGAAATGAAAGTCGTTGCCATAATATGTTTAGGATGGATAAAGATGTATTTACAAGATTGTGTGATGAATTGCAAAACAATTATGGATTAAAGGGTTCAAGAAGAATGAGTGCTGCTGAGATGTTAGGGATGTTCTTGAACATCTTAGGACATGGATCTGCAAATAGGCAAGCACAAGATCGCTTTCAACATTCTGGTGAGACTGTGAGCAGATATTTTAGTATCTTACTTGATGTTGTATGTCGTTTAGCTGTGGATGTAATTAAACCATTGGAAAATGCGTTTACCAACACTCCAAAGGAAATCCTACAGGATTCTAGATATATGCCTCATTTCAAG GATTGTATTGGTGCTATAGATGGTGTTCATGTGCAAGCTGTAGTATCTCCTTCTAATCAAATACCATTTATTGGTAGAAAGGGGATACCTACCCAAAATGTGATGGCTGCATGCAATTTTGACATGcaatttatatttgcatgTGCCGGATGGGAAGGCACGGCCCATGACACAAGGATATTTCTATCGGCTTTACGTGATCAAAGTTTGCATTTTCCTAAACCTCCAAATG gaaaATTTTATCTAGTAGATGCGGGATACCCACAAATGAGAGGCTACTTAGGACCATATAAAGGTGAAAGATATCATCTTCCTGATTTTCGTAGGGGTGTTCAACCGATGGGTCATAAAGAGGTATTCAATCATGCACACTCTTCCCTGAGAAGTGTTATTGAACGCACTTTTGGAGTATGGAAAAAGAGATGGAGTATTTTACGCGACATGCCTAGTTATCCTTTTGCAAAACAAGTCAAAATAGTTATTGCAACCATGACACTTCATAACTATATAAGAAGACATGCCAAACGTGATTGTCATTTTGATGAAAGTGAAGATGACCTAAATGGTACTCAAGATGAAGAGATTGAGAGAGGCGTTGATGCACAACAAGAAGATGGTCCTGTAACACAAGAAATGGAGGCATTGAGAAATCATATAGCCGCAAGTTTAATGAGTTCATCTGGTTAG
- the LOC117617966 gene encoding L10-interacting MYB domain-containing protein-like — translation MSKKNSNFTTTENVASGSRKLSALWNAQTIAIFIDLCIKEVDLGNRPGTHFNKVGWARLVTNISKEIGRPYEKLQLKNKWDLLKKEWKLWKDLKGKETGLGWNVTKNTVDASEEWWQDKIKAEPKYARFQFEGISPEMEEKLDMMFLNVTATGKHSWAPSSGVLPIESDDDVNQLEVNSDWNESVPIETTQTTNNVPKKRTNQSLEIQDNNEKKGKGGGKIGGAAKLSLQIERLVEVVESRSIGTSMANIVSQGTSIAEVMKDVATLPGAERGSKLWWFATKLFCAQEKREMFVVMEDRDLKLQFLNHELAEDYNLIV, via the exons ATGTCAAAGAAGAATAGTAACTTCACCACAACTGAAAATGTTGCAAGTGGATCCCGAAAATTGTCAGCATTGTGGAATGCTCAAACTATAGCCATCTTCATTGACCTTTGTATCAAGGAGGTGGATCTAGGCAATCGTCCCGGTACTCACTTTAATAAGGTTGGATGGGCAAGGTTGGTTACAAATATTAGTAAAGAGATAGGAAGACCGTATGAAAAAttacaattgaaaaacaagtGGGACTTACTAAAAAAAGAATGGAAATTATGGAAAGATCTAAAAGGGAAGGAAACTGGTCTTGGGTGGAATGTCACTAAGAATACCGTTGATGCATCTGAGGAATGGTGGCAAGATAAAATTAag GCAGAACCTAAATATGCAAGATTCCAATTTGAGGGTATTAGTCCTGAGATGGAGGAGAAGTTAGATATGATGTTTTTGAATGTCACAGCCACTGGTAAGCATTCTTGGGCACCTTCATCTGGTGTACTACCAATTGAAAGTGATGATGATGTCAACCAACTTGAAGTTAACAGTGATTGGAATGAGTCTGTGCCAATTGAAACCACTCAAACTACAAACAATGTGCCAAAAAAGAGAACTAATCAATCACTTGAAATTCAAGATAATAATGAGAAGAAAGGTAAAGGAGGGGGAAAAATAGGAGGTGCTGCAAAATTATCACTACAAATTGAACGTCTTGTTGAGGTGGTTGAGAGTAGGAGTATTGGAACATCAATGGCTAATATAGTTTCACAAGGAACTAGTATTGCTGAAGTGATGAAAGATGTTGCAACTTTACCTGGGGCAGAGCGTGGTAGCAAGTTGTGGTGGTTTGCAACTAAATTGTTTTGTGCtcaagagaagagagagatgtttGTTGTCATGGAAGATCGTGACCTCaagcttcaatttcttaatcATGAGTTAGCTGAAGACTATAATTTGATAGTTTAG
- the LOC117620177 gene encoding transcription termination factor MTERF15, mitochondrial-like, producing MVPLSKLKSLRLVRLLSPSTFASRAEILIARDLKPSHFSVQNRILCRQFTSEISEDQHNFTVNYLITSCGLSPEDAISTSKWIKLQSPENADTVLGLLRNHGFSTIQISKFCKTRPQLLLARPEETLLPKLEFFSSLGVSREDLAKTLVLNPNLLQRSLEKQLVPTYNFLRSLLPEKNIVSVFKYNSSIFLQAHTKKVVPNIAILRELGMPESCISLLLAHCTHALIHDTEKFRQVVKEVKEMGFNLEKSTSVLAISIMCRSYYKRILKRNCEVYSRWGWSEADVLSAFRRRPECIALSEKKIMQTMDLLVNKMGWSSEIILKSPYVLNYSLQKRIIPRCSVVRVLLSKGLINTEKLSLHSVFGPVEKEFLERFVDSYLGEVPQLLCVYQGKVDIQDV from the coding sequence ATGGTACCGCTCTCCAAGTTGAAGAGCCTCAGATTAGTTCGTTTACTCTCTCCTTCTACATTTGCTTCCAGAGCTGAAATATTGATTGCTAGAGATCTAAAACCCTCACATTTTTCTGTTCAAAATCGGATACTCTGCAGACAGTTCACCTCAGAAATCTCAGAAGACCAACACAATTTCACCGTCAATTACCTCATAACCTCATGTGGGTTGTCGCCAGAAGATGCGATTTCAACATCCAAGTGGATCAAGTTGCAGTCCCCAGAAAATGCAGACACCGTTTTGGGTCTTCTGAGAAACCATGGATTCTCTACAATCCAGATCTCAAAGTTTTGCAAAACCCGCCCACAACTTCTTTTAGCCAGGCCTGAGGAAACCCTTTTGCCAAAGCTTGAGTTTTTCAGCTCTCTTGGAGTTTCAAGGGAGGACCTCGCAAAAACGCTGGTTCTGAATCCAAATCTTTTGCAAAGAAGCTTGGAGAAACAGCTTGTGCCCACTTATAATTTCCTGAGGAGTCTGCTTCCTGAGAAAAATATCGTTTCTGTTTTCAAGTACAACTCGTCGATTTTCTTGCAAGCCCACACCAAGAAAGTAGTGCCAAATATCGCGATTTTGAGAGAATTAGGTATGCCTGAATCATGCATTTCTCTGTTGCTAGCTCATTGTACTCATGCTTTGATACATGACACTGAAAAGTTTCGCCAAGTTGTGAAAGAGGTTAAGGAAATGGGTTTTAACCTGGAAAAGTCGACTTCCGTGTTGGCAATAAGCATAATGTGTCGTTCATATTATAAGCGGATATTGAAGCGAAATTGTGAGGTTTATAGCAGGTGGGGTTGGTCGGAGGCTGATGTTCTCTCTGCTTTCAGGAGGCGCCCGGAGTGTATTGCTCTGtcagagaagaaaataatgcaAACAATGGATCTTTTAGTGAACAAGATGGGATGGTCGTCAGAAATAATTCTCAAGTCCCCATATGTTTTGAATTATAGTTTGCAGAAGAGAATCATCCCGAGGTGTTCGGTTGTTAGAGTTTTGTTGTCGAAAGGATTGATAAATACTGAAAAACTGAGCTTACATTCTGTGTTTGGACCTGTGGAGAAGGAGTTCTTGGAGAGATTTGTTGACAGTTATCTGGGTGAAGTACCTCAGTTGTTGTGCGTATACCAAGGAAAAGTGGATATCCAGGACGTATGA
- the LOC117617533 gene encoding putative disease resistance protein At3g14460, translating into MCISDCSNCSSLPPVGRLPNLKELCISQMKFVKTIGVEFYGSTGSSVIQPFKSMEKLRFYWMTEWEEWVPSGSGGVDFLRLQELILQDCPKLRGNLPCDLPCLKKLILDECGVLHDQRATSVNMKYKSLEELRIGEGLFDGVLSLLETKLLSKLEIVSLNDIQCLPNINRLQSLRLCKCPTLSSFPEDGLPTTLTLLVITFCRRLELPHEMLAKLTSLGHLAISHSCDSMRSFPLGIVPKLTSLFLWDCKNLESLSLIEEGVDENLSLFRIAHCPNLVCFPRGGLPAPNLTELEFINCKKLKSLPERIHTLTRLRSLKIRDLPNLESIAEDGGLPHNLRHFCIENCERLRASSVAEYWGLRGLVSLEEFEIGGRGSDEILETLLKQHLLPTTLHRLKISRLSSLKSLDAKGLKHLTSLSFLSISNCSALEKRYKKKTEKAWADISHIPCIKIGKEVII; encoded by the coding sequence ATGTGTATTAGTGATTGTAGTAATTGTTCGTCGCTGCCACCAGTTGGGCGGCTACCTAACCTCAAAGAGCTTTGTATAAGCCAAATGAAATTTGTTAAGACGATTGGTGTTGAGTTTTATGGCAGCACTGGATCTTCTGTAATTCAGCCATTTAAATCAATGGAGAAGCTGAGGTTTTATTGGATGACAGAGTGGGAGGAATGGGTACCAAGTGGAAGTGGAGGTGTAGACTTTCTGCGTCTCCAGGAGCTCATACTACAGGATTGTCCGAAGCTGAGAGGAAATTTGCCTTGTGATCTCCCTTGCTTGAAGAAGCTTATCTTGGATGAGTGTGGAGTTTTGCATGATCAAAGGGCTACTAGTGTTAACATGAAATACAAATCTCTTGAAGAATTGAGAATAGGAGAAGGATTATTTGACGGTGTGTTATCATTACTAGAGACAAAGCTCCTGTCCAAACTTGAGATTGTGAGTTTAAATGACATACAGTGCTTGCCCAACATCAATCGTCTTCAAAGTTTGAGACTATGTAAGTGTCCAACCCTGTCGTCGTTCCCTGAAGATGGGCTACCCACTACGTTGACATTACTTGTGATAACCTTTTGTAGGAGACTAGAATTACCTCATGAGATGTTGGCCAAATTAACATCGCTCGGGCATTTGGCGATATCCCATAGCTGTGATTCAATGAGGTCCTTCCCGTTGGGCATTGTTCCCAAATTGACGTCGCTTTTCCTTTGGGATTGTAAGAATCTGGAATCCCTTTCCTTGATTGAAGAAGGAGTTGATGAGAATCTCAGTCTTTTCAGAATCGCACACTGTCCAAATCTGGTTTGTTTTCCCCGGGGAGGATTGCCCGCTCCCAACCTGACTGAATTGGAATTCATCAATTGCAAGAAGTTGAAGTCATTACCTGAACGCATTCACACCCTCACACGCCTTCGATCTTTGAAAATAAGGGATCTTCCAAATCTGGAGTCAATTGCAGAAGATGGGGGTTTGCCTCACAACCTCCGACATTTTTGCATTGAGAATTGTGAGAGACTGAGGGCTTCATCAGTGGCAGAGTACTGGGGTTTGCGAGGACTTGTCTCCCTTGAAGAATTTGAAATTGGTGGCAGGGGAAGTGACGAAATCTTGGAGACGTTGCTCAAGCAACATTTGCTCCCTACCACTCTTCATCGCCTCAAGATCAGTCGACTTTCAAGTCTGAAATCTTTGGACGCAAAGGGACTTAAACACCTCACTTCTCTTTCGTTTCTGAGCATCTCTAATTGTTCTGCCCTGGAAAAAAGGTATAAGAAGAAGACAGAAAAAGCTTGGGCCGACATATCTCACATTCCATGCATCAAGATAGGCAAAGAAGTGATCATATGA
- the LOC117617534 gene encoding uncharacterized protein LOC117617534 — translation MDIILGDMAQNSHSYFRPNWHAAASSLYCHQLEPFVDMLGSCISDCLTNRKSQLDLLAEVVEEVILVAWFNGDLRNFPMFGGQSNSCRQPCMISESKLML, via the exons ATGGACATCATTTTAG GTGACATGGCACAAAACTCGCATTCGTACTTCCGTCCCAATTGGCATGCCGCCGCATCTTCTTTATACTGTCACCAGCTTGAACCTTTTGTAGATATGTTAGGCTCTTGTATTTCTGATTGCTTGACAAATCGAAAGTCACAATTAGATCTTTTAGCAGAAGTTGTGGAG GAAGTTATACTAGTCGCATGGTTCAATGGAG ACTTGAGaaactttcccatgtttggagGTCAAAGCAACTCGTGTAGGCAACCATGCATGATTTCAGAGTCGAAGCTGATGCTGTAA
- the LOC117619078 gene encoding uncharacterized protein LOC117619078: MALLFKLKSLRLGYSILSSTFASKTKRFVVGDRKPSNFSLQIQLLCRHFTSEISANQHNFTVTYLINSCGLSPKAAISASKKVELQTPERADSVLALVRNHGLSEAQLSKFVRLHPEVLLADPEQTLLPKLRFFISLGISKEDLAKTLAFCPQILSRSLEKEILPDYNFLRSLIPENKVVSVLKGRSWFFFEGHSKNVVPNIDLLRQLGMPQSCINLLLAHYTNVLLLKHERFGLVVGKVKEMGFNLEKATSVSALRVLCGRHKSVWNRSWELYGRWGWSDDDILSAFRRYPQCMIHSEKKVTEVMDLLVNNMGWPSRKIAQYPVVLSLSLKRRLIPRCSVVKVLFLKGVIDENLHLGSVLRPVEKHFLEKFVTAYLKEIPQLLNVYQGKVEFQDV, encoded by the coding sequence ATGGCATTGCTCTTCAAGTTGAAGAGCCTCAGATTGGGTTATTCAATACTTTCTTCTACATTTGCTTCAAAAACTAAAAGGTTTGTTGTTGGAGATCGAAAACCCTCCaatttttctcttcaaattCAGTTACTCTGCCGACACTTCACCTCAGAAATCTCGGCAAACCAACACAATTTCACAGTCACTTACCTCATAAACTCATGTGGGTTGTCTCCAAAAGCTGCAATTTCAGCATCCAAGAAGGTCGAGTTGCAAACCCCAGAAAGAGCAGACTCCGTCTTGGCCCTTGTGAGAAACCATGGACTCTCTGAAGCCCAGCTCTCAAAGTTTGTCAGGTTACACCCAGAAGTTCTTTTAGCCGATCCTGAGCAAACCCTTCTGCCAAAGCTTcggtttttcatctctctcgGAATTTCAAAGGAGGACCTTGCGAAAACTCTGGCTTTCTGTCCGCAGATTTTGTCAAGAAGCTTGGAGAAAGAGATTTTACCCGATTATAATTTCCTTAGGAGCTTGATTCCAGAGAACAAGGTTGTTTCTGTTTTGAAGGGCCGCTCGTGGTTTTTCTTCGAAGGCCACTCCAAAAATGTGGTGCCAAATATTGATCTTTTGAGACAACTAGGTATGCCTCAATCATGCATTAATCTGTTGCTGGCTCATTATACTAATGTTCTGTTGCTAAAGCACGAAAGGTTTGGTTTAGTTGTGGGTAAGGTCAAGGAAATGGGATTTAATCTGGAAAAAGCCACTTCCGTGTCTGCTCTACGTGTATTGTGTGGTAGGCACAAGTCAGTATGGAATCGAAGTTGGGAACTTTATGGTAGATGGGGTTGGTCTGATGACGATATTCTGTCTGCTTTCAGGCGGTATCCGCAGTGTATGATTCACTCGGAGAAGAAGGTAACGGAAGTAATGGATCTTTTAGTGAACAACATGGGATGGCCGTCAAGAAAGATTGCCCAATATCCTGTGGTCCTAAGCTTGAGTTTAAAGAGGAGACTGATCCCAAGGTGTTCGGTTGttaaggttttgtttttgaaaggaGTTATAGATGAAAACTTGCATTTGGGTTCTGTGTTGCGGCCTGTGGAGAAGCACTTCCTGGAGAAATTTGTAACTGCATATCTCAAGGAAATACCTCAATTGTTGAATGTGTATCAAGGGAAAGTTGAATTCCAGGATGTATGA